CTGTACGTTCTTCGATACCGCTGAAATTTACGCCATGGGAGCCAATGAGCGACTGGTTGGTGAAGCCTTGCAACCCCTGCGTAATCAGGTGGCAATCGCAACCAAGTTTTTACTGCAGAAAGACTGGGAAGGCCATTCCCGGGAACGTTTGATGCAGGCGTTACGCAACCGTCTGGAAGCTTCCCTCAAGCGATTGGGTACGGATCACGTCGAATTGTACTACCAGCACCGCGTCAATAAAGATATTCCGGTGGAAGACATTGCGTACTGTATGGGCGAATTCATCCAGGAAGGAAAAATACTGGGTTGGGGTCAGTCGCAGGCTACAGTCGAAGAAATCCGGCGGGCCCACGCTATCACGCCACTAACCGCTATTCAGAGTGAGTACTCGATGATGGAGCGGAAGTTTGAACCGGATGTTATTCCCGTCTGCGAAGCATTGGGCATTGGTTTCGTCCCCTTCTCCCCCCTGGCCAACGGATTTTTGTCCGGCCAAGTCAAACCCGAAGCCGAATATACCGGCATGGATGCCCGTCGGGTCATTACGCGTTTCGACAAGGATAATATCGTGGCGAATCAACCATTGCTGGATCTGCTACATCAGGTGGCGGCGGATAAACAGGCCACGCCCGCCCAGATTTCCCTGGCCTGGATGCTCCATAAAAAGCCCTTTATTGTCCCCATTCCGGGCTCGCGAAAGATGCATCGGATGGAAGAAAATTTCGGAGCTGCCGCAGTCGTCTTGACGGATGCCGAATACGCGGACATCGAAAGGGCTTTGGCTCAGATTGAAATTCACGGCAACCGAACTGATGAAGACATTGCCCGCCTGCGGACCCTTCAGTAATCAATACGTATCCAATCAACAGTTAATCATGTAGTTAGCAACCCAGAAAAGTTATTTCCAATCAATAGCTTTTCTGGGTTGTTGTCCTCACAGCCTTTCCCGTCCAAGTGCCTTTCCCTGGTCGTCGAAAGCGTTCCGACTAATCATCAAAAGGAATTATACGTTACGGCTGAAGCTTCCACAGAACCTATGGAACAATCAGCATTCCTCCAAAGAATTTGCAGAAATTAGCGGTGTCAGCCTATATTTATAGATTAAAAACGCCGCAACACCATATACAACGAGCGAAGCCATACTGATCATGAACTACTTATACGTCTTCAAAACGGAGATGAAAGTGCGTTTGCATCCCTGTATGATCGGTACTGGAGTAAACTGTACGCCTACGTATACAACCGCATCCGCTCGCAGGAGGATACGGAAGAGTTAGTACAGGAAGTCTTTATTGTTTTGTGGGAAAACCGGCAATCCATTGTCATTACTGATTCGCTATCGCTGTATCTGTTTAGTATTCTCAAGCGACAGCTCGTTTCTTATTTTCGTTCCGAGAAAGTCAAATCGGTCTTTGCCGAGCATTTTGCTCACTTCATCCGAGGGCAAATGGACAATTCCACGGACGAACGCTGGGCCGTTGATGATTTGCAACAACGCATTGAAGCCGCTATCGCGGAGCTTCCCAACAAATGCCAGGAAGTATTCTGGCTGAGCCGTAAGCAGCAACTCAGCAGCCTGGAAATTGCCAGCCAGCTCCAAATTTCCCAACGAACGGTAGAAAACTACCTTTCCCGAGCGGTCGCTCACCTGAAGCTTCAATTGGGCGATGTACTGGTTTTCTGGGCTTTCACTTACCTTTTTTCAGCGGTTCTGTAAGGTTTTTTCTCTCTTCTTCAGGGCCTGAATTTCCCCCTTGCTAATTTTTTTCAAAAAAATTTCATTTGGACTGTGCGTAAAAGCTCCCCCAAGCGATATTACAGTAAACAGGCATTGTAAAATATGCTTTCGACAATACCTCACAAAACCATAGAATCTATTGTATCCAACCTTTGACTTTTATGAACGAGTCCAGATTTGATGAATTGTTAACCAAGTATCAGCTCGGAAAATGTAATCCGGAAGAATACGCCCTTGTCGAACGATGGTTAGAATCGTTGTCGGATCATTCGTTTGATCAGATTCCGCCCGCTCAACAGGAGGTGATTAAAAACCGGATGCGGCGTTCCCTGACTAACCGAATTCAACCGCAAAAACCCGTTCGACGGCTATTGCGATCCCGGTTTCAGATTGCCGCCTCGATTGTACTCCTGCTGGCCGTGGGTCTTGGGTTCTGGCAATGGAATCGGTCTCGGGTTGTCCCACAAATCGCGTATGCGGACCTGCATCAGATCAAAAAGGTCATTCTGCCCGACGGAAGTCTGGTTTGGTTGAAAGATTCCAGTCGCCTCGAATACCCTTCCCGGTTTAATGGAGCCGTTCGAGAAGTTCGATTGCACGGAGAGGCTTTATTTGAAGTAGCTAAAAACCCGGAATTCCCCTTTATTATTCATGCGGGCCAAATGACCACAAAAGTCTTAGGTACCAGTTTCAATATTAAAAGCCGGAATAAGCAGGCCGAAGTCGTTGTCTTTACGGGAAAAGTAACCGTCAGTACAGCGGCCCAGACGGTTACACTGGCACCTAGTCAAAAGGCCATTTACGCTCCGCAAACGCAGAAAATTGAATCGACGCATATTGCAGCATTCGCTCCCGTAAAACAGGAATATAGCCAGGGAACCGAGTACAATATGGATTTTAATGACAGCTCGCTGGCCGAAGTGCTGGCTCGCATAGAAAAGAAGTTTGATGTACAGATCAGCTATGATGTGGCCCGTTTGAAAAACTGCCTGTTCACAGCTGAACTGACGGATCAATCCCTGGAGAATACGTTAGGTGTGTTAACCCAGACGTTTGGGGGTACCTACGCGATTACCGATTCGAAGGTAGAGCTCAAGGGCTTATCCTGTAACTAACACCCCTTTGTTTTCACTTTCAATACCTTAGCTAACTACTGCATGAACTAATCTTCTCCCCACTTTTTCATTAAAAAAGGGTCAAGAGTGCACCACCACCCTTGACCCGGTAGGGCCCCGGCACTTGTCAAGCTTCCGCTTTTTGAGCGGATCAGGGTCCCCTTTGTCTTATTCGAACAATAAAACCTGACCAAATTAATGCTAAAAAAGTCTACTCCCCAAGTCTTTATCTATCAAATTATGCGGTTTACGGTCTATCAGTGCGTCTTCGTACTCTTGCTGGCCAGTATGG
This region of Siphonobacter curvatus genomic DNA includes:
- a CDS encoding aldo/keto reductase, translating into MKKRTLNRLEVSAIGYGCMGLSMGYGSAPAPQEAIQLIRRAFELGCTFFDTAEIYAMGANERLVGEALQPLRNQVAIATKFLLQKDWEGHSRERLMQALRNRLEASLKRLGTDHVELYYQHRVNKDIPVEDIAYCMGEFIQEGKILGWGQSQATVEEIRRAHAITPLTAIQSEYSMMERKFEPDVIPVCEALGIGFVPFSPLANGFLSGQVKPEAEYTGMDARRVITRFDKDNIVANQPLLDLLHQVAADKQATPAQISLAWMLHKKPFIVPIPGSRKMHRMEENFGAAAVVLTDAEYADIERALAQIEIHGNRTDEDIARLRTLQ
- a CDS encoding RNA polymerase sigma-70 factor produces the protein MRLQNGDESAFASLYDRYWSKLYAYVYNRIRSQEDTEELVQEVFIVLWENRQSIVITDSLSLYLFSILKRQLVSYFRSEKVKSVFAEHFAHFIRGQMDNSTDERWAVDDLQQRIEAAIAELPNKCQEVFWLSRKQQLSSLEIASQLQISQRTVENYLSRAVAHLKLQLGDVLVFWAFTYLFSAVL
- a CDS encoding FecR family protein, which codes for MNESRFDELLTKYQLGKCNPEEYALVERWLESLSDHSFDQIPPAQQEVIKNRMRRSLTNRIQPQKPVRRLLRSRFQIAASIVLLLAVGLGFWQWNRSRVVPQIAYADLHQIKKVILPDGSLVWLKDSSRLEYPSRFNGAVREVRLHGEALFEVAKNPEFPFIIHAGQMTTKVLGTSFNIKSRNKQAEVVVFTGKVTVSTAAQTVTLAPSQKAIYAPQTQKIESTHIAAFAPVKQEYSQGTEYNMDFNDSSLAEVLARIEKKFDVQISYDVARLKNCLFTAELTDQSLENTLGVLTQTFGGTYAITDSKVELKGLSCN